A stretch of the Arachis stenosperma cultivar V10309 chromosome 6, arast.V10309.gnm1.PFL2, whole genome shotgun sequence genome encodes the following:
- the LOC130934514 gene encoding uncharacterized protein LOC130934514: MADFLVEVTGDPGEDMGTRWKLHVDGANQTFGGAGIILESPNGVVYEQSGSPRGLLWAPHRRKSPSKEVDPSWVLLAVDDGRFQRVCQKVHKVPTERQLCQGTGNEFELADDLPAIRSVGNRPLRPFPVGPGQVKYLIVAIDYYTKWIEAEPLASISSANCRKFMWRQVITRFGIPEVVISDNGTQFADKKFTEFLNGLGIRQRFFGRTPSDERTSGVPNKVILSGLKKRLDNKKGAWADELASVLWSYRTTEQSSTKETPFRLTYGVDAVIPVEIGEPSPRLLLKGVEETVEKDLIDEAREMAHLTETALKQRIALRYNTKVLKRDFEPDDLVLRRNDIGPPTPGEGKLAANWEGPYRVKKVMGKGAFKLERLDGKEVPRTWNADNLRRFYS; the protein is encoded by the exons ATGGCGGATTTTTTGGTTGAAGTAACAGGAGACCCAGGTGAAGACATGggtacacggtggaagctccatgtggacGGAGCCAACCAGACCTTCGGAGGAGCCGGGATCATCCTAGAAAGTCCAAACGGGGTCGTATACGAACAGTCG GGAAGTCCACGAGGGCTGCTGTGGGCACCACATCGGAGGAAAAGCCCTAGCAAGGAAGTTGATCCGAGCTGGGTACTACTGGCCGTCGATGATGGCAGATTCCAAAGAGTTTGTCAAAAAGTGCATAAAGTGCCAacagaacgccaactttgccaAGGCACCGGCAACGAGTTTGAGCTTGCTGACGACCTCCCGGCCATTCGCTCAGTGGGGAATCGACCTCTTAGGCCCTTCCCTGTCGGCCCTGGGCAGGTCAAATATCTCATAGTGGCAATTGATTACTATACCAAGTGGATAGAAGCCGAACCATTGGCTAGCATATCCTCAGCCAATTGCAGaaaattcatgtggaggcaggtgataacaCGGTTCGGGATACCGGAagtcgtcatctcggacaacggcACACAATTTgctgacaaaaagttcacagAATTTCTCAACGGCCTAGGTATAAGGCAAAGGTTCTTCGGTAGAACACCCTCGGACGAACGGACAAGTGGAGTCCCCAACAAGGTTATCCTTTCGGGGCTAAAGAAGAGATTGGACAACAAAaagggtgcttgggccgacgagctGGCATCGGTCCTCTGGTCTTATCGGACAACCGAGCAATCCTCCACCAAGGAAACCCCTTTCCGACTAACGTACGGTGTGGATGCAGTAatacccgtggagatcggtgaACCGAGCCCGCGATTGCTTTTGAAAGGAGTAGAGGAAACTGTAGAAAAGGACCTGATTGATGAAGCCCGGGAAATGGCCCATTTGACGGAAACAGCGCTAAAACAAAGGATAGCCCTgcgctacaacaccaaagtgctcaagaGGGACTTCGAGCCTGACGACCTCGTCCTGAGACGGAATGATATCGGCCCACCGACCCCCGGAGAAGGCAAGTTAGCGGCGAACTGGGAAGGCCCTTACAGAGTAAAAAAGGTGATGGGAAAAGGAGCCTTTAAGTTAGAAAGGCTCGATGGCAAGGAGGTCCCGAGGACATGGAATGCGGACAACCTGAGAAGATTCTACTCCTAA
- the LOC130934516 gene encoding uncharacterized protein LOC130934516 — protein MAAMANLANTMEANAAATLQAVQRLGQPTGNGNGNGNGKGNTNDNAEDNGDNTRGVPMTLATFLKVHPPTFRGSTNPIEADHWFQAIERALQAQHVPLNQYVEFAAYQLAGEAQPWWQAECRLLQLQNTDIPWEVFQTAFYKKYFPESAREAKEMELMQLKQGSMSVAEYTNKFEELCRFSRVCQGDPETFESWRCIKYQRGLKDNIMTAVAPMEIRVFSDLVNKARVVEEYAKTVAAFKDTHGGSSSRGRGRGNQSKSSPDLACDRCGRFHPYDSCKIGLGGCFKCGLPGHIARDCPRGRNQNAGQSQHQGRVFAVNAKDASKADPLMKGICLIGDKSSVALYDTGASHSFISFAKVEELGLKVSELPFDLHVHTPHQTIMTRSRCRQVGFKLEGRDFVHDLICLPMVGLEMILGFD, from the exons ATGGCGGCGATGGCGAATCTCGCTAACACCATGGAAGCTAATGCTGCTGCGACTCTGCAAGCAGTGCAGAGATTGGGCCAACCGACTGGGAATGGCAACGGAAATGGGAACGGCAAAGGGAATACCAATGATAATGCTGAGGATAATGGCGATAACACAAGAGGAGTTCCGATGACCTTGGCGACGTTCCTCAAGGTTCATCCGCCAACTTTCCGAGGATCCACAAATCCTATTGAAGCGGACCACTGGTTCCAGGCTATAGAGCGTGCTTTACAGGCGCAGCATGTTCCTCTCAATCAATATGTAGAGTTTGCCGCTTATCAGCTAGCGGGAGAGGCCCAGCCCTGGTGGCAAGCTGAGTGTCGTTTGCTACAGCTTCAGAACACCGACATTCCATGGGAGGTGTTCCAAACGGCTTTCTACAAGAAATACTTTCCTGAGTCTGCAAGGGAAGCAAAGGAGATGGAGCTAatgcagctgaagcaaggttCCATGTCTGTGGCAGAGTACACCAACAAGTTCGAAGAGCTTTGTAGGTTTTCTCGGGTATGTCAAGGTGACCCGGAGACTTTCGAAAGTTGGAGGTGTATTAAGTACCAAAGGGGCTTGAAGGACAATATTATGACTGCTGTGGCTCCTATGGAGATCCGTGTCTTCTCCGACTTGGTGAACAAAGCAAGGGTAGTGGAGGAGTATGCCAAGACAGTGGCGGCATTTAAAGACACTCATGGAGGGAGCTCTAGTCGTGGGCGTG GAAGAGGAAATCAAAGTAAGAGTTCTCCGGATTTAGCTTGTGATCGTTGTGGACGGTTTCACCCTTATGACTCATGTAAGATTGGTTTAGGTGGTTGCTTCAAGTGTGGGTTACCTGGCCACATTGCGAGGGATTGCCCTCGTGGGAGGAATCAGAATGCGGGCCAGAGTCAGCATCAAGGTCGAGTCTTTGCTGTGAATGCCAAGGATGCTTCCAAGGCGGATCCTTTGATGAAAGGTATATGTCTAATTGGTGATAAATCCTCAGTTGCATTATATGATACTGGAGCTTCGCATTCGTTTATTTCATTTGCTAAAGTTGAGGAATTAGGCTTGAAAGTATCAGAGTTACCTTTTGATCTACATGTACATACTCCGCATCAAACAATTATGACTAGGTCACGTTGTAGACAAGTAGGTTTCAAGCTTGAGGGTAGAGACTTTGTACACGATTTGATCTGTTTACCAATGGTGGGGCTGGAGATGATTTTGGGGTTTGATTGA
- the LOC130934515 gene encoding uncharacterized protein LOC130934515 — MRRRNDTSLSRQTDPSSDKRSRRRKNTTTCDNGRHPVSTIYPRGPAAETLRQANGHEVRRNSRPLEHLTAFEARMNLGDISRAFLAQFTTRIAKAKHPINLLGITQRQGESTRKYLDRFNDECLEIDGLTDSVASLCLTNGLLNENFRKHLTTKPSGYSQARQPVDGERAKEKAREEASNRAPRPFPRVGKFNNYTPLTLPIVEVYQQIAEKGILPKPRALKDRTGGNKNLYCDYHKGYGHQTQDCFDLKDALEQAIREGNLAAFSHLIREPRRRYRDQDEEAKARSTRRRQEPEGGDHGLTVINVVTAKNAAPKSRSAHKKDAKVLTISSPPVQNTKKPPSISFGPEDQWFSDAPENPPMVITARVGTGLVKRILIDTGADSNIMFRNVFDALGLKDADLTTHQHGVIGLGDHFIKPEGVISLPISVGQLQGRRSAMAEFVILRDSTAYNIILGRKTINDVEAIINTKLLVMKFVTDDGSIGTIRGDLETAVACDNASLSLRKKSKEASGVFLADLDARVEDNPRPEPEGDLEKFSIGDEGEKFTFVNKNLP, encoded by the exons ATGAGGAGACGAAATGACACATCTCTCTCGAGGCAGACCGACCCATCGAGCGACAAGAGGTCGCGAAGACGGAAGAACACGACAACCTGTGATAATGGGCGCCACCCTGTTTCCACGATCTATCCTCGAGGTCCGGCtgccgaaacacttcgacaagccaacggacatgaggtacgacggaACTCAAGACCTCTAGAACACCTGACGGCCTTCGAGGCCAGGATGAATCTAGGGG ACATCAGCCGCGCTTTCCTGGCTCAATTCACAACGCGAATAGCAAAGGCTAAGCACCCCATCAACCTTCTGGGGATAACTCAGAGACAAGGGGAATCGACAAGGAAGTACTTGgatcggttcaacgacgaatgcttggaaatTGACGGCTTAACCGACTCGGTGGCCAGTCTTTGCCTAacgaacggcctcctcaacgagaaCTTCCGGAAACACCTCACCACGAAACCA TCCGGTTACAGCCAAGCACGGCAGCCCGTCGACGGAGAAAGAGCAAAGGAAAAAGCTAGGGAAGAGGCGTCAAACAGGGCACCTCGACCATTCCCCAGGGTCGGGAAATTCAATAATTACACCCCACTCACTCTCCCCATTGTGGAGGTCTACCAACAGATAGCGGAGAAGGGAATCCTCCCGAAGCCCCGAGCACTTAAGGACCGAACAGGAGGAAACAAGAACCTTTACTGTGATTACCACAAGGGGTATGGCCATCAGACTCAGGACTGTTTCGACCTGAAGGATGCACTAGAACAGGCGATAAGGGAAGGAAACCTAGCCGCGTTCTCCCATCTCATCAGGGAGCCGAGAAGGCGTTATCGCGATCAAGATGAGGAAGCCAAGGCGCGCTCGACCAGGCGGCGGCAGGAACCCGAAGGCGGGGACCATGGCCTCACCGTGATAAACGTGGTAACGGCAAAGAACGCCGCACCAAAATCCCGGTCGGCACACAAGAAGGACGCCAAGGTTTTGACGATCTCATCTCCACCCGTGCAGAATACCAAGAAACCTCCGTCCATTTCTTTCGGCCCAGAAGATCAATGGTTCAGCGACGCCCCGGAAAACCCTCCTATGGTCATAacggccagagtgggaaccggcctcgtcaaacggATCCTTATCGACACCGGGGCTgattcaaacatcatgttccgcaacgtgTTCGACGCACTGGGGCTGAAGGATGCCGACCTGACGACCCACCAGCACGGGGTTATCGGGTTAGGCGATCACTTCATCAAACCAGAAGGAGTCATTTCCCTACCGATCTCGGTAGGACAGTTGCAAGGCCGAAGATCGGCGATGGCCGAATTCGTGATCCTCCGAGACTCCACagcctacaacatcatcttgggaagaaagACAATCAATGACGTCGAAGCCATAATCAACACCAAGCTACTAGTTATGAAGTTCGTCACCGATGATGGATCCATAGGGACCATAAGAGGAGACCTCGAGACGGCGGTCGCTTGTGACAATGCCAGCCTTTCCCTCAGAAAGAAGTCCAAGGAAGCATCTGGCGTATTCCTAGCCGACCTCGATGCCAGAGTAGAAGACAACCCGAGGCCGGAACCAGAAGGGGACCTGGAGAAATTTAGCATCGGTGACGAAGGGGAAAAATTCACGTTCGTTAACAAGAACCTCCCATGA